The following coding sequences are from one Pusillimonas sp. DMV24BSW_D window:
- the yihA gene encoding ribosome biogenesis GTP-binding protein YihA/YsxC — translation MSILHRAAFTTSAARLDQLPPPGAPEICFAGRSNCGKSSAINVLANQRRLAFSSKTPGRTRLINMFGIPDPLAPGEQLGYLVDLPGYGYAAIGKQAREEWAEVLGAYLRERSSIAGVVLLLDIRRGLTDLDRRLAEWIAPTGRPVLVLLTKADKFPYGQRIKAVHAIRKQLAQDIGALHVIPFSSTHRIGLEEAAAHLENWISPKVVP, via the coding sequence TTGTCTATTTTGCATCGCGCCGCGTTCACAACGTCGGCTGCCCGGCTCGACCAACTTCCCCCGCCAGGGGCGCCCGAAATCTGTTTTGCCGGGCGCTCCAACTGCGGTAAGTCGTCGGCCATTAACGTGTTGGCCAACCAGCGCCGTTTGGCGTTTTCAAGTAAAACGCCGGGCCGTACCCGGCTCATTAACATGTTCGGCATTCCCGACCCGCTTGCGCCTGGCGAGCAGTTGGGCTACTTGGTTGACCTGCCCGGTTATGGCTATGCGGCTATTGGCAAGCAGGCGCGTGAAGAATGGGCCGAGGTGCTGGGCGCTTACCTGCGCGAACGTTCATCCATTGCGGGTGTCGTGCTATTGCTGGATATTCGTCGCGGGCTGACCGACCTTGACCGGCGTTTGGCCGAATGGATTGCGCCCACCGGGCGCCCGGTGCTTGTGCTGTTGACCAAGGCCGATAAATTTCCGTATGGGCAGCGCATTAAAGCGGTTCATGCCATTCGTAAACAGCTGGCGCAAGATATTGGCGCCCTGCACGTTATCCCGTTTTCTTCCACGCACAGAATTGGCCTGGAAGAAGCGGCTGCCCATCTTGAAAACTGGATTTCTCCCAAGGTTGTGCCATGA
- the ccsB gene encoding c-type cytochrome biogenesis protein CcsB has translation MSDAHTHSPAWEAAMAASGDGRGERGRPDWTDLLFLIVLSAGAAYALLAFSSNMDVYEKAILVCAVPATVWLGWLWRPLRWLLIASGLSALLAIWLYSAGQGLDQGDITRGDTVFLLKYLFSSQSAILWMCALFVLATISYWVGIISQTAAWLGTALTWGAVYAGTTGLLVRWREGHLLGPDIGHIPVSNLYEVFVLFALITALFYLYYERRYATRALGGFVLLVVTSAVIFLLWYTFTRNAFEIQPLVPALKSWWMKIHVPANFIGYGTFSLAAMVGFAYLIKEHGETKSRRKLIPLFLLGAILCAEPFMFGSRELSPTWMLYFGIGALIVGTILALRAPIAKRLPSLEILDDIMYRAIAVGFAFFTVATILGALWAADAWGAYWQWDPKETWALIVWLNYAAWLHMRLMKGLRGTMAAYWALVGLVITSFAFLGVNMFLSGLHSYGEL, from the coding sequence ATGTCTGATGCCCATACCCATTCACCTGCCTGGGAAGCGGCCATGGCCGCCAGCGGCGACGGCCGAGGCGAACGAGGCCGGCCCGACTGGACGGACCTGCTGTTTCTCATCGTATTGTCGGCCGGCGCCGCCTATGCACTGCTGGCGTTCAGCTCAAATATGGACGTCTACGAGAAAGCGATTCTGGTCTGTGCCGTGCCTGCCACGGTATGGCTGGGCTGGCTCTGGCGCCCGCTTCGCTGGTTGCTCATCGCCAGTGGCTTAAGCGCCTTACTGGCCATCTGGCTGTATAGCGCCGGGCAAGGCCTGGACCAGGGCGACATTACGCGTGGCGACACAGTTTTTCTACTGAAATATCTGTTTTCCTCGCAATCGGCCATTTTATGGATGTGCGCCCTGTTCGTTCTGGCAACGATCTCATACTGGGTCGGCATTATCAGCCAAACCGCAGCATGGCTTGGCACGGCGCTAACCTGGGGTGCAGTGTACGCCGGCACCACCGGCTTGCTGGTACGCTGGCGCGAAGGCCATCTTTTAGGCCCTGATATCGGCCACATTCCGGTCAGCAACCTGTACGAAGTTTTCGTTCTTTTCGCACTGATTACCGCCCTGTTCTACCTGTATTACGAGCGCCGCTACGCCACCCGCGCGCTGGGCGGCTTTGTGCTGCTGGTTGTCACCTCGGCGGTTATTTTCCTGCTGTGGTACACCTTCACCCGCAATGCCTTCGAAATCCAGCCTTTGGTGCCCGCGCTTAAAAGCTGGTGGATGAAGATCCACGTACCGGCCAATTTCATTGGTTACGGCACCTTCTCGCTGGCGGCCATGGTGGGGTTTGCCTATTTAATCAAAGAGCATGGTGAAACGAAGTCACGCCGCAAGCTGATTCCCTTGTTTTTGCTGGGCGCCATTCTTTGTGCCGAGCCGTTCATGTTTGGTTCGCGAGAACTGTCTCCCACCTGGATGCTTTACTTCGGCATTGGTGCCTTGATTGTCGGCACCATATTGGCCTTGCGCGCCCCCATTGCCAAACGACTGCCATCGTTGGAAATTCTCGACGACATCATGTATCGCGCTATTGCCGTGGGCTTTGCATTCTTTACCGTTGCGACGATTCTGGGCGCGCTATGGGCGGCCGATGCCTGGGGCGCTTATTGGCAGTGGGATCCAAAAGAAACCTGGGCGCTTATTGTGTGGCTGAACTACGCCGCCTGGCTGCATATGCGGCTGATGAAAGGTTTGCGGGGCACCATGGCGGCCTACTGGGCGCTGGTCGGCCTGGTGATTACCAGCTTTGCATTCCTAGGCGTAAACATGTTCTTGTCGGGGCTGCACTCTTACGGCGAGCTTTAA
- a CDS encoding Lrp/AsnC family transcriptional regulator: MDKFDCHILEILQSDCALAVNDIAEQVGLSATACWRRIQKLEEQGIVRARVALLDGAKLNVGVTVFVAIRTSRHDAKWLAQFHAAVSTIPEVVELYRMSGDTDYLMRVVVPDVAGYDRIYKRLIHMAELSDVSSSFAMEQIKYTTALPLGYVADT, translated from the coding sequence ATGGACAAGTTCGATTGTCATATTCTTGAGATTTTGCAATCCGATTGTGCGCTTGCGGTTAACGATATCGCCGAACAGGTTGGCCTAAGCGCAACAGCCTGCTGGCGGCGTATACAGAAGCTTGAAGAGCAGGGTATTGTTCGCGCTCGTGTGGCGTTATTGGATGGCGCGAAACTTAACGTTGGCGTAACGGTTTTTGTGGCAATACGCACCAGCCGGCACGATGCCAAATGGCTGGCGCAATTTCATGCGGCGGTCTCAACGATTCCAGAAGTCGTTGAACTGTATCGGATGTCGGGCGACACCGATTATTTAATGCGCGTTGTCGTACCCGACGTGGCGGGTTACGACCGTATCTACAAACGGCTCATCCATATGGCCGAACTGTCCGACGTAAGTTCAAGCTTTGCAATGGAGCAAATAAAATACACAACAGCTTTGCCTCTCGGATATGTTGCAGATACGTAA
- a CDS encoding cytochrome c biogenesis protein ResB, producing MRFAVSLLMFICVASVIGTVLPQNQASSTYIDQFGPFWYALFDVFALWHVYNSWWFLTIMAFLVVSTSLCLLRNTPKMVKDMRSFREYVRGSSLRAFHHKLETDTPYSPEESSRKLTQWLNKQGYKVKVRQDGDSQLLAAKKGSTNRLGYIFAHAAIVVICVGGILDSELPVRMQVWLGGKTPITENMLIKDVPESGWLSVANPSYRANLLIPEGSQSSSAIVAVGDGVLVQPMPFSLKLKQFDIEYYSTGMPSRFASHVEVSDPDTGETFDQVIEVNEPLRYKGVTVYQSSFDDGGSGVQLKAWPISGKNTETFNVDTTVGDPTDITLNASTEQPERYQLNVTDLRVINVENLEINADPQPRAVLDHVAAVTGSATTLKNENLRNVGPSVEYRLTGADGQSFEYHNYMMPIALDGGPVFLVGVRSNSAEAFRYIRIPADANNSLESFIHLRTALNNPELRRQAAQQFAAQSANSESQKALLEKAAAGALEAFSKGGFNQLLEPVPEAERGRFLSFAVPMIQLSLAALYDLDRAQRGLPELTYNEAQSNAHNQWMQQALLALSNLPDYPAPIVMSLTQFDHVQASVFQVARSPGQTTVYLGCLFLVIGIFSMFYIRDRRIWIWVQPKHSGSQWLAAMTSQRRTLDFTQEFERFKNAFKQLST from the coding sequence ATGCGGTTCGCCGTCAGCCTGTTGATGTTCATCTGTGTGGCCAGTGTGATTGGTACGGTGCTGCCGCAAAACCAGGCTTCAAGCACCTATATCGACCAATTCGGGCCATTCTGGTATGCCTTGTTCGACGTCTTTGCGCTTTGGCATGTGTACAACAGTTGGTGGTTTTTAACCATTATGGCGTTTCTGGTGGTGTCCACCAGTCTGTGTCTGCTGCGCAATACGCCCAAAATGGTGAAAGACATGCGCTCGTTCCGCGAATATGTTCGTGGCAGCAGCCTGCGCGCCTTCCATCACAAGCTCGAAACCGACACGCCCTACAGCCCAGAGGAAAGTAGCCGGAAACTAACGCAATGGCTCAATAAACAAGGCTACAAGGTAAAGGTTCGCCAAGACGGCGACAGCCAACTGCTGGCGGCCAAGAAAGGCAGCACAAACCGTTTGGGTTATATTTTCGCGCACGCAGCCATTGTGGTTATTTGCGTAGGGGGTATTCTCGACAGTGAATTGCCGGTTCGTATGCAAGTGTGGCTGGGGGGTAAAACCCCCATTACCGAGAACATGCTTATTAAAGACGTGCCTGAGTCGGGCTGGTTGTCGGTTGCCAACCCGAGTTATCGCGCCAACTTACTGATTCCCGAAGGCAGCCAAAGCAGCAGTGCCATTGTTGCCGTAGGCGACGGTGTATTGGTGCAACCCATGCCGTTCAGTTTGAAATTGAAACAGTTCGATATTGAATACTATTCCACCGGCATGCCCAGCCGTTTTGCCAGCCACGTCGAGGTTTCCGACCCCGATACAGGCGAAACGTTCGATCAAGTGATTGAAGTGAATGAACCGCTTCGCTACAAAGGCGTCACGGTGTATCAATCCAGTTTCGATGACGGCGGTAGCGGTGTTCAGCTTAAAGCGTGGCCGATTTCAGGCAAAAACACTGAAACATTCAATGTGGATACCACGGTGGGCGACCCAACCGACATTACGCTCAATGCCAGTACGGAACAACCGGAACGCTATCAACTGAACGTAACCGACCTGCGTGTTATTAACGTTGAGAATCTGGAAATTAACGCCGACCCGCAACCGCGCGCCGTGCTTGACCACGTCGCTGCAGTCACAGGCAGTGCAACAACACTGAAAAACGAGAACCTGCGCAATGTCGGTCCCAGTGTGGAATACCGGCTCACCGGCGCAGATGGGCAATCGTTTGAATATCACAACTACATGATGCCCATTGCACTCGACGGCGGGCCGGTTTTTCTGGTGGGTGTACGAAGCAATTCAGCCGAAGCATTCCGCTACATCCGAATTCCCGCCGATGCGAACAACTCGCTTGAGTCTTTCATTCACCTGCGCACGGCGCTCAACAATCCCGAATTGCGCCGGCAAGCCGCCCAACAGTTCGCCGCACAAAGCGCCAACAGTGAGTCACAAAAAGCGTTGCTGGAAAAAGCAGCAGCCGGTGCCCTTGAGGCATTCTCCAAAGGGGGGTTCAACCAACTTCTTGAACCCGTCCCCGAAGCCGAGCGCGGCCGTTTCCTAAGTTTCGCCGTGCCCATGATCCAACTTTCACTCGCGGCTTTATACGATTTGGATCGCGCCCAACGCGGATTGCCCGAACTCACCTACAATGAAGCACAAAGCAACGCTCACAACCAATGGATGCAACAAGCGCTGTTGGCTCTGTCGAACCTGCCCGACTATCCAGCGCCCATCGTCATGTCATTAACCCAGTTCGATCACGTTCAAGCCAGTGTTTTCCAGGTAGCGCGCAGCCCCGGGCAAACCACGGTGTACTTGGGCTGTCTGTTTCTGGTTATCGGCATCTTTTCCATGTTTTATATTCGTGATCGCCGCATCTGGATTTGGGTTCAACCCAAACATTCCGGCAGCCAATGGTTAGCCGCCATGACGTCACAACGGCGCACGCTGGATTTCACCCAAGAGTTTGAGCGCTTCAAGAATGCGTTTAAACAACTGTCCACTTAA
- a CDS encoding FAD-dependent oxidoreductase, whose translation MDNNPVIVSGGGPVGLVAALSLAEKGINVVVLETCTDIPTDLRAGTFHPPTVEMLDTLSIGQDLLQLGIKVPEWQIRDRKKGLVAQFDLGRIADETPYPFRLHCEQHKVSRLAYQALQKFSNAQVLFGHECVGFTQDKEGVTVQIKSGDTTQEVRASYLIGADGAHSIVRKTAGIEFEGFTWPERFLVFATTFDLKSVGFTGNAYIADPDEWAAIFVQPHNGPPGIYRIAFPIQPDQDEETVLSDDYVQSRIQGFLSPDRTYDIPYRSIYRVHQRVAKTFRQGRAMLAGDAAHVNNPLGGMGLNSGIHDAMNLADKLAKVLQENAGDDLLDLYDRQRRITNVEYVQAITIRNKKMLEERDPEIRAQRLEEMRETAADPEKHRAFLMNSSMINSVRRAAQIE comes from the coding sequence ATGGACAACAACCCTGTCATTGTGTCCGGCGGCGGGCCGGTGGGATTAGTAGCGGCGTTATCGCTGGCCGAGAAAGGCATTAACGTCGTGGTACTGGAAACCTGTACCGATATTCCAACCGACCTCAGGGCAGGCACGTTCCACCCGCCCACCGTTGAAATGCTCGATACGCTTTCCATCGGACAGGATTTGCTGCAACTGGGCATTAAAGTGCCGGAGTGGCAAATTCGCGACCGCAAGAAAGGGCTGGTTGCCCAGTTCGACCTGGGTCGTATCGCCGACGAAACCCCTTACCCATTCCGCCTTCATTGCGAACAGCATAAGGTCTCCCGGCTTGCTTACCAGGCCTTGCAGAAATTCTCGAACGCACAGGTTTTATTCGGCCACGAATGTGTGGGGTTTACCCAGGATAAAGAGGGTGTCACGGTACAAATCAAATCGGGCGACACAACACAAGAGGTACGCGCCAGTTACCTGATTGGAGCCGACGGCGCCCACAGCATCGTTCGCAAAACAGCCGGCATCGAGTTCGAAGGTTTCACCTGGCCCGAGCGCTTCCTGGTTTTCGCCACCACCTTCGATCTGAAAAGTGTGGGGTTTACCGGTAATGCCTATATTGCCGACCCCGACGAGTGGGCCGCCATTTTCGTGCAGCCTCACAATGGCCCACCCGGCATTTATCGAATCGCATTTCCCATTCAGCCGGATCAAGACGAAGAAACCGTGCTGTCCGACGATTACGTGCAAAGCCGAATTCAAGGCTTTCTATCGCCCGATCGCACCTACGATATTCCGTATCGCAGCATCTACCGTGTGCATCAGCGAGTTGCCAAAACGTTCCGGCAAGGTCGCGCTATGCTGGCCGGCGACGCCGCGCACGTGAACAACCCCCTGGGGGGAATGGGCTTGAACAGCGGCATTCACGACGCCATGAACCTGGCCGACAAGCTTGCCAAGGTCTTGCAGGAAAATGCGGGTGACGATCTGTTAGACCTTTATGACCGCCAACGTCGCATCACCAATGTTGAATATGTCCAGGCCATCACCATCCGCAACAAAAAAATGCTTGAAGAGCGAGACCCTGAAATCCGCGCCCAGCGCCTGGAAGAAATGCGCGAAACTGCCGCAGATCCGGAAAAACACCGCGCATTTCTAATGAATTCATCGATGATCAACAGCGTGCGGCGCGCTGCGCAAATCGAATAG
- the metC gene encoding cystathionine beta-lyase: MKTSHDDTLLIHSGRAPAHFGGMVNTPPCRASTLLVDSYADWKAARANANPYGHYARFGTATTRSFEALLAELEGAYDAQVFPSGLAACTHAMLAFLSPGDHILITDNVYGPTRAFADQVLSKMGVQVEYFCPLEGANIAKRFRSTTRVLYLESPGSQTFEVVDVPALAQVAHAFGAWVLMDNTWATPLYFKPFQHGVDVSIHAATKYLVGHSDAILGAVTTNQRAWPRLQAHAQAFGQTAGPDDIYMATRGLRTLSVRLQRHQATALMLAERLQSHPAVEAVLHPALSSSPGHTFWKRDFLGASGLFSVVLQPVPAGAQALEKFFDQLTLFGIGLSWGGYESLALPIDTPSRSVTPWPYQGPLLRLHAGLEDPEALWADLANALSAYCDTKALAF, encoded by the coding sequence ATGAAAACCTCGCATGACGATACGCTTCTTATTCATTCCGGCCGGGCGCCGGCGCATTTTGGCGGTATGGTGAATACACCACCCTGTCGTGCGTCGACCTTGTTGGTTGACTCCTATGCCGACTGGAAAGCAGCACGGGCCAATGCCAACCCTTACGGGCACTACGCCCGGTTCGGAACGGCAACCACGCGGTCTTTTGAGGCGCTCCTTGCAGAGCTGGAGGGGGCGTACGACGCGCAGGTTTTTCCTTCAGGTTTGGCCGCGTGTACGCATGCAATGCTGGCATTCCTGTCACCGGGTGACCATATTCTGATCACTGATAACGTTTATGGTCCGACTCGGGCATTTGCGGATCAGGTTTTGAGCAAAATGGGAGTGCAGGTTGAGTATTTTTGCCCCTTGGAAGGAGCAAATATCGCGAAGCGGTTTCGCAGCACAACCCGGGTTCTATATCTGGAGTCACCGGGTTCACAAACATTTGAAGTGGTCGATGTGCCTGCGTTGGCGCAGGTTGCCCATGCTTTCGGCGCCTGGGTGTTGATGGACAACACGTGGGCAACGCCGCTGTACTTTAAACCGTTTCAGCATGGTGTCGATGTGTCTATTCATGCGGCCACCAAATATCTTGTGGGTCATTCCGATGCCATATTAGGCGCGGTAACGACCAATCAACGTGCCTGGCCGCGGTTGCAGGCGCACGCGCAGGCTTTCGGTCAAACGGCCGGGCCCGATGATATTTATATGGCCACCAGGGGTTTGCGCACTTTATCCGTTCGGCTTCAACGCCATCAGGCAACGGCGCTGATGCTGGCTGAACGTTTGCAATCGCATCCGGCTGTTGAGGCGGTACTGCATCCCGCACTCTCGTCCTCGCCGGGGCATACATTCTGGAAACGCGATTTCCTGGGTGCCAGTGGGTTGTTCAGTGTGGTGCTTCAGCCAGTGCCTGCGGGGGCGCAGGCACTGGAGAAGTTTTTCGACCAACTGACTTTGTTTGGTATCGGCCTTTCATGGGGGGGCTATGAAAGCTTGGCTTTGCCGATTGATACGCCTTCACGATCAGTCACGCCGTGGCCCTACCAAGGCCCATTGCTGCGGCTGCACGCAGGGTTGGAGGACCCTGAGGCGCTGTGGGCGGACCTAGCGAACGCCTTGTCGGCTTACTGTGACACGAAAGCGTTGGCCTTTTAA
- a CDS encoding TetR/AcrR family transcriptional regulator — translation MENQVIHRKTRAAQAKMGLRERGKLERRRRIQAAARREFMEKGYDVATTRDIAALAEVGIGTLFTYAKDKRELLMMIVNDDLDEVSEQAERAINTDKSLLEQITAFFRPRYDYWAAHPALGRPIVREIMDVVGATDEPGPETARFYERRPRMVKALQQIVSRGQTTGQATKTASASLIASLFLTIYLTEVRRWLNQEKPDAVEGLARFRELADLAIRGVRPD, via the coding sequence ATGGAAAACCAGGTTATTCACAGGAAAACGCGAGCGGCTCAGGCGAAAATGGGTTTGCGTGAGCGTGGCAAGCTTGAGCGTCGTCGCCGAATTCAGGCTGCGGCGCGGCGGGAATTCATGGAAAAAGGTTACGACGTGGCAACAACGCGCGATATTGCCGCTTTGGCTGAAGTGGGAATTGGTACGTTGTTTACGTATGCGAAAGACAAACGTGAATTGCTGATGATGATTGTGAACGATGATCTGGACGAGGTCAGTGAACAGGCCGAACGGGCCATTAACACCGACAAATCTTTATTGGAGCAGATCACGGCCTTCTTCAGGCCTCGTTACGATTACTGGGCGGCCCACCCCGCTTTAGGGCGGCCCATTGTGCGTGAAATTATGGACGTGGTGGGCGCAACCGATGAACCGGGTCCTGAAACTGCCCGTTTTTACGAGCGTCGGCCACGCATGGTGAAGGCATTGCAGCAAATCGTGAGCCGCGGGCAGACTACAGGGCAGGCAACCAAAACGGCCTCAGCCTCGTTAATCGCCTCGCTGTTTTTAACGATTTATTTAACCGAAGTGCGGCGTTGGCTGAATCAGGAAAAGCCTGATGCAGTTGAGGGTTTGGCTCGGTTCAGGGAACTGGCGGACCTGGCCATACGAGGCGTAAGGCCCGACTAA
- a CDS encoding c-type cytochrome: MKRVLSKMLVTSGLLLGSSLLGVSYAADVIVSKPDAAKGEQLYTNGDSSRGILACVTCHGPGGNSTLPANPNLAGMSHEYIAKQLRDFKSEGNDPPTRAGADGNPSAMTAIANPLTEEDIKNVSYYLALQELNYETAATASNVETMERGQKIWRAGIAERGVPACAACHSPNGAGIPALFPRLAGQYPSYLEAQLKLFRSNDRANSPMMHDIADRMSDNDISAVADYAAGLR, translated from the coding sequence ATGAAGCGTGTGCTTTCCAAAATGCTAGTTACCAGCGGCCTGCTGCTGGGCTCTTCCCTTCTTGGCGTCAGCTATGCCGCTGACGTTATCGTCTCCAAACCCGACGCAGCCAAGGGCGAACAGCTCTATACCAATGGTGATTCCTCCCGCGGCATTCTGGCCTGTGTCACCTGTCACGGCCCCGGCGGCAACAGCACGCTTCCCGCCAATCCAAATCTGGCCGGCATGTCGCATGAATACATCGCCAAGCAATTGCGCGATTTCAAATCCGAAGGCAACGACCCACCCACCCGGGCCGGTGCCGATGGTAATCCCTCCGCCATGACAGCCATCGCCAACCCACTCACGGAAGAAGACATCAAAAATGTGTCTTACTATCTGGCGCTGCAGGAACTGAATTACGAAACGGCCGCCACCGCAAGCAATGTTGAAACCATGGAGCGCGGGCAAAAAATCTGGCGTGCGGGCATCGCCGAGCGTGGCGTACCGGCTTGCGCCGCCTGCCACTCACCCAACGGGGCGGGTATCCCAGCCCTGTTCCCGCGTTTGGCCGGGCAGTACCCAAGCTATCTTGAGGCGCAACTAAAACTGTTCCGCAGCAACGACCGGGCCAACAGCCCCATGATGCACGACATTGCCGACCGCATGTCCGACAACGACATCTCCGCAGTAGCCGATTACGCTGCCGGCCTGCGATAA
- the hemB gene encoding porphobilinogen synthase — translation MTSFIVNADFPAHRPRRNRRDDFTRRLVRENVLTVNDLIYPVFVMEGEGVREPVPSMPGVVRYSPDTVVEAAKECAALGIPVMAVFPVIDPSLKTPDGIEAVNPKGLVPRVVAQLKDAVPNLGVLTDVALDPYTSHGQDGVIDDEGYVLNEPTVEILTQQALVQAQAGVDIVAPSDMMDGRVGAIRTALEAEKFIYTRIMAYSAKYASAFYGPFRDAVGSAANLGKSNKATYQMDPANRNEALREVAADIREGADMVMVKPGMPYLDVLRDVKQAFGMPTYAYQVSGEYAMIKAAAANGWLDHDKVMMEALLAFKRAGADGILTYFAMDAARILKG, via the coding sequence ATGACATCTTTTATTGTGAATGCCGACTTCCCGGCGCATCGTCCCCGTCGTAATCGCCGCGACGATTTCACCCGTCGCCTGGTGCGTGAAAACGTTTTAACAGTGAACGATTTAATTTATCCGGTGTTTGTTATGGAAGGCGAAGGCGTGCGTGAGCCCGTGCCCTCCATGCCGGGTGTGGTGCGCTATTCGCCTGATACGGTTGTTGAGGCGGCGAAAGAATGCGCGGCGCTGGGTATTCCCGTTATGGCAGTTTTTCCCGTTATTGATCCTTCCCTGAAAACACCCGACGGCATTGAGGCAGTCAACCCAAAAGGCCTGGTGCCCCGTGTGGTGGCGCAGTTGAAAGACGCCGTGCCGAATTTAGGTGTGCTCACCGACGTTGCGCTGGACCCTTACACCAGCCACGGGCAGGATGGCGTAATTGACGACGAAGGCTATGTGTTGAACGAGCCCACGGTTGAAATCCTGACGCAACAGGCCCTGGTGCAAGCTCAGGCGGGGGTAGACATTGTGGCGCCCAGTGACATGATGGATGGTCGTGTGGGGGCGATTCGAACCGCCCTGGAAGCGGAAAAATTCATCTATACCCGCATCATGGCGTATTCGGCCAAATATGCCAGCGCGTTCTATGGCCCGTTTCGCGATGCCGTGGGGTCGGCGGCCAATCTGGGCAAGTCGAACAAGGCCACGTATCAAATGGATCCGGCTAACCGCAACGAGGCTTTGCGCGAAGTGGCGGCTGATATCCGTGAAGGGGCCGATATGGTGATGGTGAAGCCGGGGATGCCCTACTTGGACGTCTTGCGCGACGTGAAGCAGGCTTTCGGCATGCCCACGTATGCTTATCAGGTGAGCGGTGAATACGCCATGATCAAGGCGGCTGCAGCCAATGGCTGGCTTGATCACGACAAGGTCATGATGGAAGCCTTGCTGGCATTTAAGCGGGCGGGTGCCGACGGCATTCTCACGTACTTTGCTATGGATGCCGCCAGGATTCTGAAAGGCTGA